The following proteins come from a genomic window of Micromonospora echinofusca:
- a CDS encoding DUF349 domain-containing protein encodes MSDWTAFGRVDADGTVYVKTADGERVVGSWQAGAPEEGLAHFARRFDDLVTEVNLTEARLNSGAADAGHSLTTIRRIRASLAEAHVVGDIDALAARLDRLATVAEEKAGEAKAAREAARGEALARKQALVEEAEKLAAESTGWKTAGDRLKEILDEWKTIRGVDKKTDGELWKRFAAARDGFTRRRGAHFASLDAQRKQAQTVKEELVAEAEKLKDSTDWAATANQLKELMNQWKAAPRASKEAEQKLWERFRGAQDEFFTRRSEVFSARDNEQRGNLERKQALLAEAEALDVDGDPKGAQAKLREIQAQWHEAGRVPREAAAGLERRLRAVDEKVREVMDSAWRRTTKEDNPLLAQMRAQVAEAEDRLARAQAAGDARRVREAEQALASKRQFLQLAEQAG; translated from the coding sequence ATGAGCGACTGGACTGCCTTCGGACGGGTGGACGCGGACGGCACCGTGTACGTCAAGACCGCCGACGGCGAGCGGGTGGTCGGATCCTGGCAGGCGGGAGCGCCCGAGGAGGGGCTGGCCCACTTCGCCCGCCGCTTCGACGACCTGGTGACCGAGGTCAACCTGACGGAGGCCCGGCTCAACTCGGGTGCCGCGGACGCCGGCCATTCACTGACCACCATCCGGCGGATCCGCGCGTCGCTGGCCGAGGCGCACGTCGTCGGCGACATCGACGCGCTGGCGGCCCGGCTGGACCGGCTCGCCACGGTCGCCGAGGAGAAGGCCGGCGAGGCCAAGGCCGCCCGGGAGGCCGCCCGTGGCGAGGCGCTCGCGCGCAAGCAGGCCCTCGTGGAGGAGGCGGAGAAGCTCGCCGCCGAGTCGACCGGCTGGAAGACCGCCGGGGACCGGCTCAAGGAGATCCTCGACGAGTGGAAGACCATCCGCGGGGTCGACAAGAAGACCGACGGCGAGCTGTGGAAGCGCTTCGCCGCCGCGCGGGACGGCTTCACCCGCCGCCGGGGCGCCCACTTCGCCTCCCTCGATGCGCAGCGCAAGCAGGCGCAGACGGTCAAGGAGGAGCTGGTCGCCGAGGCCGAGAAGCTCAAGGACTCCACCGACTGGGCGGCCACCGCCAACCAGCTCAAGGAACTGATGAACCAGTGGAAGGCCGCTCCGCGGGCCTCCAAGGAGGCGGAGCAGAAGCTCTGGGAACGGTTCCGGGGCGCGCAGGACGAGTTCTTCACCCGGCGCAGCGAGGTCTTCTCCGCCCGCGACAACGAGCAGCGCGGCAACCTGGAGCGCAAGCAGGCGCTGCTCGCCGAGGCCGAGGCGCTGGACGTCGACGGCGACCCGAAGGGCGCGCAGGCCAAGCTGCGCGAGATCCAGGCCCAGTGGCACGAGGCCGGTCGGGTGCCCCGCGAGGCGGCGGCCGGGCTGGAGCGCCGGCTGCGCGCGGTCGACGAGAAGGTCCGCGAGGTGATGGACTCCGCGTGGCGCCGCACCACCAAGGAGGACAACCCCCTGCTCGCCCAGATGCGGGCGCAGGTCGCCGAGGCCGAGGATCGGCTGGCCCGGGCCCAGGCGGCCGGGGACGCCCGGCGGGTCAGGGAGGCCGAGCAGGCGCTGGCCTCGAAGCGGCAGTTCCTCCAGCTCGCCGAGCAGGCCGGCTGA
- a CDS encoding MFS transporter, producing the protein MTQQAARPAAGAAPKRPSLLRSRNFGLLLAGQTVSELGTRVSNVAVPLLAVGTLDASVFQVALLTALAWLPYLIFSLPAGVLADRVDQRRLMIACDLGRAGLLLSVPVVALVGQLTLGFLYAVVGLSGVLTVLFTVAHKSMLPRLVPPERLVDANAKLTVGQDSAELVGPAIGGVLVGLVGAARTLVVTAVAFAVSGLTLLLIREAPTGPAPRRERVPLRVEMTEGLGFIRHQPILRSILACTTTSNFFVTASGSIEVVFLLKELHATPALVGLVFSVSAVGGLVVGAFADRLTAWLGSARVIWVAMVTPGPLYLLMPLAQPGWGVLLYGVGLAAFSANAVLYNVAAMTYRQRITPPALLGRVNAAFLWVCFGVIPLGALTGGTLASQFGLRPALWICVFGTWSAALFVVFSPLRRMRDMPAA; encoded by the coding sequence GTGACGCAGCAGGCGGCCAGACCCGCCGCAGGTGCCGCCCCGAAACGACCCTCGCTGCTGCGCAGCCGCAACTTCGGGCTGCTCCTGGCCGGGCAGACGGTCAGCGAACTGGGCACCCGGGTCTCCAACGTGGCGGTGCCGCTGCTCGCCGTCGGCACACTCGACGCCAGCGTCTTCCAGGTGGCGCTGCTGACGGCGCTCGCCTGGCTGCCGTACCTCATCTTCTCCCTGCCCGCGGGCGTCCTCGCCGACCGCGTCGACCAGCGGAGGCTGATGATCGCCTGCGACCTGGGCCGGGCCGGGCTGCTGCTGTCGGTGCCGGTGGTCGCCCTGGTCGGCCAGCTCACCCTCGGCTTCCTGTACGCGGTGGTCGGGCTCTCCGGCGTGCTCACCGTCCTGTTCACGGTGGCCCACAAGAGCATGCTGCCGAGACTGGTGCCGCCGGAGCGCCTCGTGGACGCCAACGCGAAGCTCACCGTCGGCCAGGACTCCGCCGAACTCGTCGGCCCGGCGATCGGCGGCGTGCTGGTCGGGCTGGTCGGCGCCGCGAGGACGCTCGTCGTCACCGCCGTCGCCTTCGCCGTGAGCGGGTTGACCCTGCTGCTGATCCGGGAGGCGCCGACCGGGCCCGCGCCCCGCCGCGAGCGGGTGCCGCTGCGGGTGGAGATGACCGAAGGGCTGGGATTCATCCGCCACCAGCCGATCCTGCGCAGCATCCTCGCCTGCACCACCACCTCGAACTTCTTCGTCACGGCGTCCGGCTCGATCGAGGTGGTCTTCCTGCTCAAGGAGCTGCACGCCACGCCGGCGCTGGTCGGGCTGGTCTTCTCGGTGAGCGCCGTGGGCGGCCTGGTCGTCGGCGCGTTCGCCGACCGGTTGACCGCGTGGCTCGGCTCGGCCCGGGTGATCTGGGTGGCGATGGTCACCCCGGGCCCGCTCTACCTGCTGATGCCCCTGGCGCAGCCCGGTTGGGGCGTACTGCTCTACGGCGTCGGCCTGGCCGCGTTCTCCGCCAACGCGGTGCTCTACAACGTGGCCGCCATGACGTACCGGCAGCGGATCACGCCGCCGGCCCTGCTGGGCCGGGTGAACGCGGCGTTCCTCTGGGTCTGCTTCGGGGTGATCCCGCTCGGCGCGCTCACCGGCGGCACCCTCGCCAGCCAGTTCGGGTTGCGACCGGCGCTGTGGATCTGTGTGTTCGGCACGTGGAGCGCCGCGCTCTTCGTCGTCTTCTCGCCGCTGCGGCGGATGCGGGACATGCCGGCGGCGTGA
- a CDS encoding DUF5522 domain-containing protein translates to MTGERRPLADRPLTEPHPSRLPPQHPDRERILAAHAAALTAGEAGYLDPATGLFVLSAGFLARRGTCCGRGCRHCPYVDD, encoded by the coding sequence GTGACCGGAGAGCGACGACCGCTGGCGGACCGGCCGCTGACCGAGCCGCACCCGTCCCGCCTGCCGCCGCAGCATCCGGACCGGGAGCGGATCCTCGCCGCGCACGCCGCCGCCCTGACCGCCGGCGAGGCGGGCTACCTCGACCCGGCCACCGGTCTCTTCGTGCTCAGCGCGGGTTTCCTGGCCCGGCGCGGCACCTGCTGCGGGCGCGGCTGCCGACACTGCCCGTACGTCGACGACTGA
- a CDS encoding TraR/DksA family transcriptional regulator, translated as MTTPTQSSEQKWLDDLRTTLTNDFEAQTVRLTQLTADTGDPGEAHTQSALIAATRQSIEQISGALRRLAEGRYGICERCSAAIPRERLEVLPHARFCVPCQQKQH; from the coding sequence ATGACCACGCCCACCCAGTCCAGCGAGCAGAAGTGGCTCGACGACCTGCGTACGACACTGACCAACGACTTCGAGGCGCAGACCGTCCGGCTGACGCAGCTCACCGCCGACACCGGCGACCCGGGCGAGGCGCACACCCAGAGCGCGCTGATCGCCGCCACCCGGCAGAGCATCGAGCAGATCAGCGGGGCGCTGCGTCGCCTCGCCGAGGGCCGCTACGGCATCTGCGAGCGATGCTCCGCCGCGATCCCCCGGGAGCGCCTGGAGGTGCTGCCGCACGCCCGCTTCTGCGTGCCCTGCCAGCAGAAGCAGCACTGA
- a CDS encoding class III extradiol ring-cleavage dioxygenase family protein: MPLVAAAVCPHPPLIVPELAGAAAPELDELRAACDAAVAGLLAAEPEVVVLVGGGPETTRFNAADHGSLRSYGLDRQVRLWKVNCAGGERLPLSLTIGAWLLGRSRTETPRLARSVAADASPAQCAELGAALGAATEPRTALLVTGDGSACRGPKSPGYDDPRAEAYDDGVARALADADAEALLDLDPALSAQLKVAGRAPWQVLAGAVRATGGDWRGELRHYSAPYGVAYLVSSWAPA, from the coding sequence GTGCCCCTGGTCGCCGCCGCCGTCTGCCCCCATCCGCCGCTGATCGTCCCCGAGCTGGCCGGCGCCGCCGCGCCCGAGCTGGACGAGCTCCGTGCCGCCTGCGACGCCGCGGTCGCCGGGCTGCTCGCCGCCGAGCCCGAGGTGGTCGTCCTCGTCGGCGGCGGGCCGGAGACCACCCGCTTCAACGCGGCCGACCACGGCTCGCTGCGGTCGTACGGCCTCGACCGGCAGGTGCGGCTGTGGAAGGTGAACTGCGCCGGCGGCGAGCGGCTGCCGCTGAGCCTGACCATCGGCGCGTGGCTGCTCGGGCGCTCCCGCACCGAGACGCCCCGGCTGGCCCGGTCCGTCGCGGCCGACGCCTCTCCGGCGCAGTGCGCCGAGCTTGGTGCGGCGCTCGGCGCGGCGACGGAGCCGCGCACCGCGCTGCTGGTGACGGGGGACGGGTCGGCCTGCCGGGGCCCGAAGTCGCCCGGCTACGACGACCCGCGTGCCGAGGCGTACGACGACGGGGTCGCCCGCGCCCTGGCCGACGCGGACGCCGAGGCCCTGCTCGACCTTGACCCGGCCCTGTCGGCGCAGCTGAAGGTCGCCGGGCGCGCGCCCTGGCAGGTGCTGGCCGGCGCGGTCCGCGCGACCGGCGGCGACTGGCGCGGCGAGCTGCGCCACTACTCGGCGCCCTACGGCGTCGCCTACCTCGTCTCCTCCTGGGCGCCGGCGTGA
- the dapF gene encoding diaminopimelate epimerase, which produces MQFTKGHGTGNDFVILPDPDNRLDLTPGLVAALCDRRRGLGGDGVLRVVRAAAHPEGAATAGEAEWFMDYWNADGSFAEMCGNGARVFVRYLVASGLAEPAEGALPVATRAGVVRALVTADAIAVEMARPRLYDTATATLGGLTLPGTAVDVGNPHLVCALPAGLELTALDLTRAPEVDATVFPAGVNVEFTAPGEPVDDTDGHVLMRVYERGSAETLSCGTGACAVAAVALRDAGRDTGVLAVDVPGGRLSVTVTEDSCWLAGPATLVATGTLDPTTLTTP; this is translated from the coding sequence GTGCAGTTCACCAAGGGCCACGGCACCGGCAACGACTTCGTCATCCTTCCCGATCCGGACAACCGGCTCGACCTGACACCCGGGCTTGTCGCGGCCCTCTGCGACCGCCGGCGCGGGCTGGGCGGTGACGGCGTGCTGCGGGTGGTCCGGGCGGCCGCGCACCCGGAGGGCGCCGCGACGGCGGGCGAGGCCGAGTGGTTCATGGACTACTGGAACGCCGACGGGTCGTTCGCGGAGATGTGCGGCAACGGCGCCCGGGTCTTCGTCCGCTACCTGGTCGCCTCCGGGCTGGCCGAGCCGGCGGAGGGGGCGCTGCCCGTGGCCACCCGGGCCGGCGTCGTGCGCGCGCTGGTCACGGCCGACGCCATCGCCGTCGAGATGGCCCGCCCCCGGCTGTACGACACGGCGACGGCCACCCTCGGCGGGCTGACGCTGCCCGGTACGGCGGTGGACGTGGGCAACCCGCACCTGGTCTGCGCGCTGCCGGCCGGGCTGGAACTGACCGCGCTCGACCTCACCCGGGCCCCCGAGGTCGACGCGACGGTCTTCCCCGCCGGGGTGAACGTAGAGTTCACGGCGCCCGGCGAGCCCGTCGACGACACCGACGGTCACGTGCTCATGCGCGTGTACGAGCGCGGCTCCGCCGAGACCCTCTCCTGCGGTACGGGCGCCTGCGCGGTGGCCGCGGTGGCCCTGCGCGACGCCGGGCGGGACACCGGCGTACTGGCGGTGGACGTCCCGGGCGGACGCCTCTCGGTCACGGTGACGGAGGACTCCTGCTGGCTGGCCGGCCCGGCCACCCTGGTGGCCACCGGCACCCTGGACCCCACCACCCTGACGACCCCCTGA
- the nrdR gene encoding transcriptional regulator NrdR — protein MRCPYCRHADSRVVDSREADDGQLIRRRRSCPECGKRFTTVEEAVLAVVKRSGVTEPFSRTKIVGGVRKACQGRPVDDDSIALLAQKVEETVRAKGAAEIPSHEVGLAILGPLRDLDEVAYMRFASVYRSFDSLADFEREIETLRAAARAREGAGAEAAEAAGRTS, from the coding sequence ATGCGGTGTCCGTACTGCCGGCACGCAGACTCCCGGGTCGTCGACTCGCGGGAGGCCGACGACGGCCAGTTGATCCGCCGGCGGCGGTCCTGCCCGGAGTGCGGCAAGCGGTTCACCACGGTGGAGGAGGCGGTCCTCGCGGTCGTCAAGCGCAGCGGGGTCACCGAGCCGTTCAGCCGTACGAAGATCGTCGGCGGGGTGCGCAAGGCGTGCCAGGGCCGGCCCGTGGACGACGACTCGATCGCGCTGCTCGCGCAGAAGGTCGAGGAGACCGTCCGGGCCAAGGGGGCCGCCGAGATCCCCAGCCACGAGGTGGGGCTGGCCATCCTGGGCCCGCTGCGGGACCTGGACGAGGTGGCCTACATGCGGTTCGCCAGCGTCTACCGGTCGTTCGACTCGCTCGCCGACTTCGAGCGGGAGATCGAGACGCTGCGGGCCGCCGCGCGCGCCCGGGAGGGCGCCGGGGCCGAGGCGGCCGAGGCCGCCGGCCGTACCAGTTGA
- the miaA gene encoding tRNA (adenosine(37)-N6)-dimethylallyltransferase MiaA, producing MTARPPAGTVVAVVGPTAAGKSALSIALAHALDGEVVNADSMQLYRGMDIGTAKLTPAEREGVPHHLLDIWDVTEPASVAEYQRLARAAVDDVLARGRVPLLVGGSGLYVRAVLERFEFPATDPAVRERLERELAEAGPAPLYARLREADPAAATGILPGNGRRIVRALEVIELTGAPFTAALPEPTPYYPSVQLGVDLDTALLDERIALRVDRMWADGLVAETRDLVGRGLPAGRTASRALGYQQVLRLLTGELTEAEAHDETVRATRRFVRRQRSWFRRDPRIHWLDSAAPDLVPAALRLLPAPAQ from the coding sequence GTGACCGCCCGCCCGCCCGCCGGGACGGTCGTCGCCGTGGTCGGGCCGACGGCGGCCGGCAAGTCGGCGCTGAGCATCGCGCTCGCGCACGCCCTCGACGGCGAGGTCGTCAACGCCGACTCGATGCAGCTCTACCGGGGCATGGACATCGGCACCGCCAAACTCACCCCGGCCGAGCGCGAGGGGGTGCCGCACCACCTGCTGGACATCTGGGACGTCACCGAGCCGGCGAGCGTCGCGGAGTACCAGCGGCTGGCCCGCGCCGCCGTCGACGACGTCCTGGCCCGGGGCCGGGTGCCGCTGCTGGTCGGCGGCTCCGGGCTCTACGTGCGTGCGGTGCTGGAGCGCTTCGAGTTCCCCGCCACCGACCCGGCGGTGCGCGAGCGGCTGGAACGGGAACTCGCCGAGGCCGGCCCCGCGCCCCTGTACGCCCGGCTGCGCGAGGCCGACCCGGCCGCCGCGACGGGGATCCTGCCCGGCAACGGGCGGCGGATCGTGCGGGCCCTGGAGGTCATCGAGCTGACCGGGGCGCCGTTCACGGCCGCGCTGCCCGAACCGACCCCGTACTACCCGTCCGTGCAGCTCGGGGTGGACCTGGACACCGCGCTGCTGGACGAGCGGATCGCCCTGCGGGTGGACCGGATGTGGGCCGACGGGCTGGTCGCCGAGACCCGGGACCTCGTCGGGCGGGGCCTGCCGGCGGGGCGTACGGCCAGCCGTGCGCTCGGCTACCAGCAGGTGCTGCGTCTCCTCACCGGGGAGCTGACGGAGGCCGAGGCGCACGACGAGACCGTGCGGGCCACCCGGCGCTTCGTGCGACGGCAGCGCTCCTGGTTCCGCCGCGACCCGCGGATCCACTGGCTGGACTCCGCCGCGCCGGACCTGGTCCCCGCCGCCCTGCGCCTGCTGCCCGCTCCTGCGCAATGA
- the lexA gene encoding transcriptional repressor LexA: protein MTEDRASRPKSPQQITEAGPPATRRRGAARSRTGQPAVRAVTPVVSAFPDPATVDLTARQRRILEFIRSWVERHGYPPSVREIGEAVGLVSPSSVAYQLKELEKKGFLRRDPNRPRAVDVRAPAEVDDELARSQRPTPAYVPMLGRIAAGGPILAEQAVEDIFPLPRELVGEGEVFMLQVKGDSMLDAAICDGDWVVVRQQPTAEAGDIVAAMLDGEATVKTYRRRDGHVWLMPQNPAFDPIPGDDATIMGRVVAVLRRI, encoded by the coding sequence GTGACCGAGGATCGGGCCAGCCGGCCGAAGAGCCCGCAGCAGATCACCGAGGCGGGACCGCCGGCCACCCGACGCCGGGGCGCCGCGCGCAGCCGGACCGGGCAGCCCGCCGTGCGCGCGGTCACCCCGGTGGTCAGTGCCTTCCCCGACCCCGCGACGGTGGATCTCACCGCCCGGCAGCGCCGGATCCTGGAGTTCATCCGCAGCTGGGTCGAGCGGCACGGCTACCCGCCGAGCGTGCGCGAGATCGGCGAGGCCGTCGGCTTGGTCTCGCCGTCCAGCGTCGCCTACCAGCTCAAGGAGCTGGAGAAGAAGGGCTTCCTGCGCCGCGACCCCAACCGGCCGCGCGCCGTGGACGTCCGGGCGCCCGCCGAGGTCGACGACGAGCTGGCCCGCTCGCAGCGTCCCACCCCGGCCTACGTGCCGATGCTGGGCCGGATCGCGGCTGGTGGCCCGATCCTGGCCGAGCAGGCCGTGGAGGACATCTTCCCCCTCCCCCGCGAGCTGGTGGGTGAGGGGGAGGTCTTCATGCTCCAGGTCAAGGGCGACTCGATGCTGGACGCGGCGATCTGCGACGGCGACTGGGTCGTGGTCCGGCAGCAGCCGACCGCCGAGGCCGGCGACATCGTCGCCGCCATGCTCGACGGCGAGGCGACCGTGAAGACCTACCGCCGCCGCGACGGGCACGTCTGGCTCATGCCGCAGAACCCGGCCTTCGACCCGATCCCCGGCGACGACGCCACGATCATGGGCCGGGTCGTCGCGGTGCTGCGCCGCATCTGA
- the hflX gene encoding GTPase HflX: protein MHNQETLLPYEDDELDTTTGEFELSERQALRRVPGLSTELADITEVEYRQLRLERVVLVGVWTEGSQSDAENSLTELAALAETAGSQVLEGLIQRRNRPDPATYVGRGKVDDLGSVVLSTGADTVICDGELSPSQLRNLEQRTKVKVVDRTALILDIFAQHAKSKEGKAQVELAQLEYLLPRLRGWGETLSRQTGGSGRGGGAGGGVGLRGPGETKLETDRRRIRHRIARLRREIKGMKTVRQTKRARRSRNAVPAVAIAGYTNAGKSSLLNRLTGAGVLVENALFATLDPTTRKATTADGRLYTLSDTVGFVRHLPHQIVEAFRSTLEEVAEADLVVHVVDGTHPDPEEQVRAVHEVLAEVGADRLPELLVVNKTDAADEETLLRLKRLWPEAVFVSAHSGRGIDGLREAVEARLPRPAVEVRAVLPYDRGDLVARVHRQGEVLSTSHLPEGTLVHVRVGEALAAELAPFRAEEDPAVAGAR, encoded by the coding sequence TTGCACAACCAGGAGACCCTACTTCCCTACGAGGACGACGAGCTCGACACCACCACCGGTGAGTTCGAGCTGTCGGAGCGGCAGGCGCTGCGGCGGGTCCCCGGCCTCTCCACCGAGCTCGCGGACATCACCGAGGTCGAATACCGCCAGCTGCGCCTGGAGCGCGTGGTCCTCGTCGGCGTCTGGACCGAGGGCTCGCAGAGCGACGCCGAGAACTCCCTCACCGAGCTGGCCGCGCTGGCGGAGACCGCCGGCTCGCAGGTGCTCGAAGGGCTGATCCAGCGGCGCAACCGCCCGGACCCCGCCACCTACGTCGGCCGGGGCAAGGTCGACGACCTCGGCTCGGTGGTGCTCTCCACCGGCGCCGACACGGTGATCTGCGACGGTGAGCTGTCGCCGTCGCAGCTGCGCAACCTGGAGCAGCGCACCAAGGTCAAGGTGGTCGACCGCACCGCGCTGATCCTCGACATCTTCGCCCAGCATGCCAAGAGCAAGGAGGGCAAGGCGCAGGTCGAGCTCGCCCAGCTCGAATACCTGCTGCCGCGCCTGCGCGGTTGGGGTGAGACCCTCTCGCGGCAGACCGGTGGTAGCGGTCGCGGCGGAGGCGCCGGCGGCGGCGTGGGTCTGCGCGGCCCCGGTGAGACGAAGCTGGAGACCGACCGGCGCCGGATCCGCCACCGCATCGCCCGGCTGCGCCGGGAGATCAAGGGCATGAAGACGGTACGCCAGACCAAGCGCGCCCGGCGTTCCCGCAACGCCGTGCCGGCCGTGGCCATCGCCGGCTACACCAACGCCGGCAAGTCGAGCCTGCTCAACCGGCTGACCGGGGCGGGCGTGCTGGTGGAGAACGCGCTCTTCGCCACCCTCGACCCGACCACCCGCAAGGCCACCACGGCCGACGGACGGCTCTACACCCTCTCCGACACGGTCGGGTTCGTCCGGCACCTGCCCCACCAGATCGTCGAGGCGTTCCGCTCGACCCTGGAGGAGGTCGCCGAGGCCGACCTGGTGGTGCACGTCGTCGACGGCACCCACCCGGACCCGGAGGAGCAGGTCCGGGCGGTCCACGAGGTGCTCGCCGAGGTGGGCGCCGACCGGCTGCCCGAGCTGCTGGTGGTCAACAAGACCGACGCGGCCGACGAGGAGACGCTGCTGCGGCTCAAGCGGCTCTGGCCGGAGGCGGTCTTCGTCTCCGCGCACTCGGGTCGCGGGATCGACGGGCTGCGCGAGGCCGTCGAGGCGCGGCTGCCCCGCCCGGCCGTGGAGGTCCGCGCGGTGCTGCCGTACGACCGGGGCGACCTGGTGGCCCGGGTGCACCGTCAGGGCGAGGTGCTGAGCACCTCCCACCTGCCGGAGGGCACCCTGGTGCACGTCCGGGTCGGCGAGGCGCTCGCTGCCGAGTTGGCGCCGTTCCGGGCGGAGGAGGATCCGGCGGTCGCGGGCGCGCGGTGA
- a CDS encoding NAD-dependent malic enzyme translates to MAITRLPSAGFSITIRIAVPADASSIGRLTTSVGEAGAIVTALDVVDSDPTHVLVDLTCDTADASHADQVVDALTALDGVDVRKVSDRTFLLHLGGKIEVSSKVALRNRDELSRAYTPGVARVCMAIAENPADARRLTIKRNTVAVVSDGSAVLGLGNLGPAASLPVMEGKAALFKRFGGVDAWPVVLDTQDTDEIVQIVKAIAPAYGGINLEDIAAPRCFEIEARLREALDIPVFHDDQHGTAICVLAALTNALRVVGKQLADVRVVVSGAGAAGTAIMKLLLRQGVGDIIAYDRQGALHRGQSGLNPAWQWLAENTNKENYSGDLAGAVRGADVFIGVSAPNLLTGDDIATMAKDSIVFALANPDPEVDPREARKYAAVVATGRSDQPNQINNVLAFPGVFRGMLDAHAEEFTEEMAIAAARAIADVVGEDKINPTVIVPSVFDSRVSPAVAAAVRAAAQNPAPAPAADPGPADLPEIAAEASATP, encoded by the coding sequence GTGGCCATCACCCGACTTCCAAGTGCCGGATTCTCGATCACGATTCGGATCGCCGTGCCGGCGGACGCGTCCTCGATCGGCCGGCTGACCACCTCCGTGGGTGAGGCCGGGGCGATCGTCACCGCGCTCGACGTGGTGGACTCCGACCCGACCCACGTGCTCGTCGACCTGACCTGCGACACCGCCGACGCCAGCCACGCCGACCAGGTGGTCGACGCGTTGACCGCGCTGGACGGCGTGGACGTGCGCAAGGTGTCCGACCGGACCTTCCTGCTGCACCTCGGCGGCAAGATCGAGGTCAGCTCGAAGGTCGCGCTGCGCAACCGTGACGAGCTGTCCCGGGCGTACACCCCGGGGGTGGCGCGGGTCTGCATGGCGATCGCGGAGAACCCGGCCGACGCCCGCCGGCTGACCATAAAGCGCAACACCGTCGCCGTGGTCAGCGACGGCTCCGCCGTGCTGGGCCTGGGCAACCTCGGGCCGGCGGCGTCGCTGCCCGTGATGGAGGGCAAGGCGGCGCTGTTCAAGCGCTTCGGTGGGGTGGACGCCTGGCCGGTCGTGCTCGACACCCAGGACACCGACGAGATCGTGCAGATCGTCAAGGCCATCGCCCCGGCGTACGGCGGGATCAACCTGGAGGACATCGCGGCGCCGCGCTGCTTCGAGATCGAGGCGCGGCTGCGCGAGGCGCTGGACATCCCGGTGTTCCACGACGACCAGCACGGCACCGCGATCTGCGTGCTGGCCGCGCTGACCAACGCGCTGCGCGTCGTGGGCAAGCAGCTCGCGGACGTCCGGGTCGTGGTCTCGGGCGCGGGCGCGGCCGGCACCGCGATCATGAAGCTGCTGCTGCGCCAGGGCGTCGGCGACATCATCGCGTACGACCGCCAGGGCGCCCTGCACCGCGGCCAGAGCGGGCTCAACCCGGCGTGGCAGTGGCTGGCCGAGAACACCAACAAGGAGAACTACTCCGGCGACCTGGCCGGGGCGGTACGCGGCGCGGACGTCTTCATCGGGGTCAGCGCGCCGAACCTGCTCACCGGCGACGACATCGCCACGATGGCCAAGGACTCGATCGTCTTCGCGCTGGCCAACCCGGACCCGGAGGTCGACCCGCGGGAGGCGCGCAAGTACGCCGCCGTGGTCGCCACCGGCCGCTCCGACCAGCCGAACCAGATCAACAACGTGCTCGCCTTCCCGGGCGTCTTCCGCGGCATGCTGGACGCGCACGCCGAGGAGTTCACCGAGGAGATGGCGATCGCGGCGGCCCGGGCCATCGCGGACGTGGTCGGCGAAGACAAGATCAACCCGACGGTGATCGTGCCCAGCGTCTTCGACTCCCGGGTCTCCCCGGCGGTCGCCGCTGCGGTCCGCGCCGCCGCCCAGAACCCGGCCCCGGCCCCCGCCGCCGACCCGGGCCCCGCCGACCTCCCCGAGATCGCCGCCGAAGCCAGCGCCACCCCCTGA